The following coding sequences lie in one Pan paniscus chromosome X, NHGRI_mPanPan1-v2.0_pri, whole genome shotgun sequence genomic window:
- the IGSF1 gene encoding immunoglobulin superfamily member 1 isoform X2 — translation MTLDRPGEGATMLKTFTVLLFCIRMSLGMTSIVMDPQPELWIESNYPQAPWENITLWCRSPSRISSKFLLLKDKTQMTWIRPSHKTFQVSFLIGALTESNAGLYRCCYWKETGWSKPSKVLELEAPGQLPKPIFWIQAETPPLPGCNVNILCHGWLQDLVFMLFKEGYAEPVDYQVPTGTMAIFSIDNLTPEDEGVYICRTHIQMLPTLWSEPSNPLKLVVAGLYPKPTLTAHPGPIMAPGESLNLRCQGPIYGMTFALMRVEDLEKSFYHKKTIKNEANFFFQSLKIQDTGHYLCFYYDASYRGSLLSDVLKIWVTDTFPKTWLLARPSAVVQMGQNVSLRCRGPVDGVGLALYKKGEDKPLQFLDATSIDDNTSFFLNNVTYSDTGIYSCHYLLTWKTSITMPSHNTVELMVVDKPPKPSLSAWPSTVFKLGKAITLQCRVSHPVLEFSLEWEERETFQKFSVNGDFIISNVDGKGTGTYSCSYRVETHPNIWSHRSEPLKLMGPAGYLTWNYVLNEAIRLSLIMQLVALLLVVLWIRWKCRRLRIREAWLLGTAQGVTMLFIVTALLCCGLCNGVLIEETEIVMPTPKPELWAETNFPLAPWKNLTLWCRSPSGSTKEFVLLKDGTGWIATRPASEQVRAAFPLGALTQSHTGSYHCHSWEEMAVSEPSEALELVGTDILPKPVISASPPIRGQELQLRCKGWLAGVGFALYKEGEQEPVQQLGAVGREAFFTIQRMEDKDEGNYSCRTHTEKRPFKWSEPSEPLELVIKEMYPKPFFKTWASPVVTPGARVTFNCSTPHQHMSFILYKDGSEIASSDRSWASPGASAAHFLIISVGIGDGGNYSCRYYDFSIWSEPSDPVELVVTEFYPKPTLLAQPGPVVFPGKSVILRCQGSFQGMRFALLQEGAHVPLQFRSVSGNSADFLLHTVGAEDSGNYSCIYYETTMSNRGSYLSMPLMIWVTDTFPKPWLFAEPSSVVPMGQNVTLWCRGPVHGVGYILHKEGEATSMQLWGSTSNDGAFPITNISGASMGRYSCCYHPDWTSSIKIQPSNTLELLVTGLLPKPSLLAQPGPMVAPGENMTLQCQGELPDSTFVLLKEGAQEPLEQQRPSGYRADFWMPAVRGEDSGIYSCVYYLDSAPLAASNHSDSLEIWVTDKPPKPSLSAWPSTMFKLGKDITLQCRGPLPGVEFVLEHDGEEAPQQFSEDGDFVINNVEGKGIGNYSCSYRLQAYPDIWSEPSDPLELVGAAGPVAQECTVGNIVRSSLIVVVVVALGVVLAIEWKKWPRLRTRGSETDGRDQTIALEECNQEGEPGTPANSPSSTSQRISVELPVPI, via the exons ATGACCCTGGACAGACCAGGGGAGGGGGCCACCATGCTGAAGACATtcactgttttgcttttttgcatTC GGATGAGTCTGGGTATGACATCGATAG TGATGGACCCTCAACCGGAGCTGTGGATAGAGTCCAACTACCCCCAGGCCCCTTGGGAGAACATCACGCTTTGGTGCCGAAGCCCCTCTCGGATATCAAGCAAGTTCCTGCTGCTGAAGGATAAGACACAGATGACCTGGATCCGCCCTTCCCACAAGACCTTCCAAGTTTCATTCCTTATAGGTGCCCTTACTGAGTCCAATGCAGGTCTTTACCGGTGCTGCTACTGGAAGGAGACAGGCTGGTCAAAGCCCAGTAAAGTTCTAGAGTTGGAGGCACCAG GCCAATTGCCCAAGCCCATCTTCTGGATTCAGGCTGAGACCCCCCCTCTTCCTGGATGTAATGTTAACATCCTCTGCCATGGCTGGCTGCAGGATTTGGTATTCATGCTGTTTAAAGAGGGATATGCAGAGCCTGTGGATTACCAAGTCCCAACTGGGACAATGGCCATATTCTCCATTGACAACCTGACACCTGAGGATGAAGGGGTTTACATCTGCCGCACTCATATCCAGATGCTCCCCACCCTGTGGTCAGAGCCCAGCAACCCCCTGAAGCTGGTTGTAGCAG GACTCTACCCCAAACCAACTTTGACAGCCCATCCTGGGCCCATCATGGCACCTGGAGAAAGCCTGAATCTCAGGTGCCAAGGGCCAATCTATGGAATGACCTTTGCTCTAATGAGGGTTGAAGACTTGGAGAAGTCCTTTTACCACaagaagacaataaaaaatgaGGCAAATTTCTTCTTCCAGTCTTTGAAGATCCAAGATACTGGACATTACCTCTGTTTTTACTATGACGCATCATATAGAGGTTCACTCCTTAGTGATGTCCTGAAAATCTGGGTGACTG ACACTTTCCCCAAGACCTGGCTACTTGCTCGGCCCAGTGCTGTGGTCCAAATGGGTCAGAATGTGAGCCTACGGTGTCGAGGACCAGTGGATGGAGTGGGTCTTGCACTCTATAAGAAAGGAGAAGACAAACCACTTCAATTTTTGGATGCCACCAGCATCGATGACAACACATCATTCTTCCTCAACAATGTAACCTACAGTGATACTGGCATCTATAGCTGCCACTATCTTCTCACCTGGAAGACCTCCATTACGATGCCATCACACAACACTGTGGAGCTTATGGTTGTAG ATAAGCCCCCCAAACCCTCCCTGTCAGCTTGGCCAAGCACTGTGTTCAAGCTAGGAAAGGCCATCACCCTTCAGTGCCGAGTATCTCATCCAGTACTGGAATTTTCTCTGGaatgggaagaaagagaaacattcCAAAAATTCTCAGTAAACGGAGACTTCATCATCAGTAATGTTGACGGGAAAGGCACAGGGACCTACAGTTGCAGCTATCGCGTAGAGACACATCCTAACATCTGGTCACATCGCAGTGAGCCCCTGAAGCTGATGGGGCCAGCAG GCTATCTCACCTGGAATTACGTTCTGAATGAAGCTATCAGGTTGTCTCTAATCATGCAGCTTGTTGCCTTGCTGTTGGTAGTGCTGTGGATAAGGTGGAAGTGTCGGAGACTCAGAATCAG AGAAGCCTGGTTGCTGGGAACAGCTCAAGGGGTCACCATGCTCTTCATAGTCACGGCCCTTCTCTGCTGTG GACTGTGCAATGGGGTATTGATAGAAGAGACTG AAATAGTCATGCCAACCCCTAAGCCTGAGCTGTGGGCAGAGACCAACTTTCCTCTGGCCCCGTGGAAGAACTTAACCCTCTGGTGCAGAAGCCCTTCTGGCTCAACTAAGGAGTTTGTGTTGCTGAAGGATGGGACCGGGTGGATCGCCACTCGCCCGGCCTCAGAGCAGGTCCGGGCTGCCTTCCCCCTTGGCGCCCTGACCCAGAGCCACACCGGGAGCTACCACTGCCATTCATGGGAGGAGATGGCTGTATCGGAGCCCAGTGAGGCACTTGAGCTGGTGGGGACAG ACATCCTCCCCAAACCTGTCATTTCTGCTTCCCCCCCAATCCGGGGCCAGGAACTACAACTCCGGTGCAAAGGATGGCTGGCAGGCGTGGGGTTTGCTCTGTATAAGGAGGGAGAGCAAGAACCTGTCCAGCAACTTGGTGCTGTTGGAAGAGAAGCCTTCTTTACAATCCAGAGAATGGAGGATAAAGACGAAGGCAATTACAGCTGCCGCACTCACACTGAAAAACGCCCCTTCAAGTGGTCTGAGCCCAGTGAGCCGCTGGAGCTTGTCATAAAAG AAATGTACCCTAAGCCCTTCTTCAAGACATGGGCCAGCCCTGTGGTCACCCCTGGTGCCCGAGTGACTTTCAATTGCTCCACCCCCCACCAGCATATGAGCTTTATTCTTTACAAAGATGGAAGTGAAATAGCGTCCAGTGACAGGTCCTGGGCAAGTCCGGGGGCCAGTGCAGCTCACTTTCTAATCATTTCGGTGGGCATTGGTGATGGAGGGAATTACAGCTGCCGATATTATGACTTTTCTATCTGGTCTGAGCCCAGCGACCCTGTGGAGCTCGTGGTGACAG AATTCTACCCCAAACCCACTCTCCTGGCACAGCCAGGTCCTGTGGTGTTTCCTGGGAAGAGTGTGATCCTGCGCTGCCAAGGGAGTTTCCAGGGCATGAGGTTCGCCCTCTTGCAGGAGGGAGCCCATGTTCCCTTACAGTTTCGGAGTGTCTCAGGGAACTCAGCTGACTTCCTTCTCCACACTGTTGGAGCAGAGGACTCTGGGAACTATAGCTGTATCTACTATGAGACAACCATGTCAAACAGGGGGTCATATCTCAGTATGCCCCTTATGATCTGGGTGACTG ACACATTCCCTaagccatggttgtttgctgagCCCAGTTCTGTGGTTCCCATGGGGCAGAATGTTACTCTCTGGTGCCGAGGGCCGGTCCATGGAGTAGGATACATTCTGCACAAAGAAGGAGAAGCCACTTCAATGCAGCTCTGGGGATCCACCAGTAATGACGGGGCATTCCCCATCACCAATATATCTGGTGCTAGCATGGGGCGTTACAGCTGCTGCTACCACCCTGACTGGACCAGTTCTATCAAGATACAACCTAGCAACACCCTGGAACTCCTAGTCACAG GCTTACTCCCCAAACCCAGCCTATTAGCCCAGCCTGGTCCCATGGTGGCCCCCGGCGAAAATATGACTCTTCAGTGTCAAGGGGAACTGCCGGACTCAACATTTGTCCTGTTGAAGGAGGGGGCTCAGGAGCCTTTAGAGCAACAGAGGCCAAGTGGGTACAGGGCTGACTTCTGGATGCCAGCAGTGAGAGGTGAAGACTCTGGGATCTATAGCTGTGTTTATTATTTGGACTCTGCTCCCCTTGCAGCTTCAAATCACAGTGACTCCCTGGAGATCTGGGTGACTG ATAAGCCCCCTAAACCCTCTCTGTCAGCCTGGCCCAGCACCATGTTCAAGCTAGGGAAGGACATCACCCTTCAGTGCCGAGGACCCCTGCCAGGTGTTGAATTTGTCCTAGAACATGATGGAGAAGAAGCACCTCAGCAGTTTTCAGAGGATGGAGACTTTGTCATCAACAACGTAGAAGGAAAAGGCATTGGAAACTACAGCTGCAGCTACCGCCTCCAGGCCTACCCTGATATCTGGTCAGAGCCTAGTGATCCCCTGGAGCTGGTGGGGGCAGCAG GGCCTGTTGCTCAGGAGTGCACTGTAGGGAACATTGTCCGAAGTAGCCTAATCGTGGTGGTTGTTGTAGCCTTGGGGGTAGTGCTAGCCATAGAGTGGAAGAAGTGGCCTCGACTGCGAACCAG AGGCTCAGAGACAGACGGAAGAGACCAGACCATTGCCCTTGAAGAGTGTAACCAAGAAGGAGAACCAGGCACCCCTGCCAATTCTCCTTCATCAACCTCTCAGAGAATCTCTGTGGAACTGCCCGTTCCAATATAA
- the IGSF1 gene encoding immunoglobulin superfamily member 1 isoform X4, producing the protein MTLDRPGEGATMLKTFTVLLFCILMDPQPELWIESNYPQAPWENITLWCRSPSRISSKFLLLKDKTQMTWIRPSHKTFQVSFLIGALTESNAGLYRCCYWKETGWSKPSKVLELEAPGQLPKPIFWIQAETPPLPGCNVNILCHGWLQDLVFMLFKEGYAEPVDYQVPTGTMAIFSIDNLTPEDEGVYICRTHIQMLPTLWSEPSNPLKLVVAGLYPKPTLTAHPGPIMAPGESLNLRCQGPIYGMTFALMRVEDLEKSFYHKKTIKNEANFFFQSLKIQDTGHYLCFYYDASYRGSLLSDVLKIWVTDTFPKTWLLARPSAVVQMGQNVSLRCRGPVDGVGLALYKKGEDKPLQFLDATSIDDNTSFFLNNVTYSDTGIYSCHYLLTWKTSITMPSHNTVELMVVDKPPKPSLSAWPSTVFKLGKAITLQCRVSHPVLEFSLEWEERETFQKFSVNGDFIISNVDGKGTGTYSCSYRVETHPNIWSHRSEPLKLMGPAGYLTWNYVLNEAIRLSLIMQLVALLLVVLWIRWKCRRLRIREAWLLGTAQGVTMLFIVTALLCCGLCNGVLIEETEIVMPTPKPELWAETNFPLAPWKNLTLWCRSPSGSTKEFVLLKDGTGWIATRPASEQVRAAFPLGALTQSHTGSYHCHSWEEMAVSEPSEALELVGTDILPKPVISASPPIRGQELQLRCKGWLAGVGFALYKEGEQEPVQQLGAVGREAFFTIQRMEDKDEGNYSCRTHTEKRPFKWSEPSEPLELVIKEMYPKPFFKTWASPVVTPGARVTFNCSTPHQHMSFILYKDGSEIASSDRSWASPGASAAHFLIISVGIGDGGNYSCRYYDFSIWSEPSDPVELVVTEFYPKPTLLAQPGPVVFPGKSVILRCQGSFQGMRFALLQEGAHVPLQFRSVSGNSADFLLHTVGAEDSGNYSCIYYETTMSNRGSYLSMPLMIWVTDTFPKPWLFAEPSSVVPMGQNVTLWCRGPVHGVGYILHKEGEATSMQLWGSTSNDGAFPITNISGASMGRYSCCYHPDWTSSIKIQPSNTLELLVTGLLPKPSLLAQPGPMVAPGENMTLQCQGELPDSTFVLLKEGAQEPLEQQRPSGYRADFWMPAVRGEDSGIYSCVYYLDSAPLAASNHSDSLEIWVTDKPPKPSLSAWPSTMFKLGKDITLQCRGPLPGVEFVLEHDGEEAPQQFSEDGDFVINNVEGKGIGNYSCSYRLQAYPDIWSEPSDPLELVGAAGPVAQECTVGNIVRSSLIVVVVVALGVVLAIEWKKWPRLRTRGSETDGRDQTIALEECNQEGEPGTPANSPSSTSQRISVELPVPI; encoded by the exons ATGACCCTGGACAGACCAGGGGAGGGGGCCACCATGCTGAAGACATtcactgttttgcttttttgcatTC TGATGGACCCTCAACCGGAGCTGTGGATAGAGTCCAACTACCCCCAGGCCCCTTGGGAGAACATCACGCTTTGGTGCCGAAGCCCCTCTCGGATATCAAGCAAGTTCCTGCTGCTGAAGGATAAGACACAGATGACCTGGATCCGCCCTTCCCACAAGACCTTCCAAGTTTCATTCCTTATAGGTGCCCTTACTGAGTCCAATGCAGGTCTTTACCGGTGCTGCTACTGGAAGGAGACAGGCTGGTCAAAGCCCAGTAAAGTTCTAGAGTTGGAGGCACCAG GCCAATTGCCCAAGCCCATCTTCTGGATTCAGGCTGAGACCCCCCCTCTTCCTGGATGTAATGTTAACATCCTCTGCCATGGCTGGCTGCAGGATTTGGTATTCATGCTGTTTAAAGAGGGATATGCAGAGCCTGTGGATTACCAAGTCCCAACTGGGACAATGGCCATATTCTCCATTGACAACCTGACACCTGAGGATGAAGGGGTTTACATCTGCCGCACTCATATCCAGATGCTCCCCACCCTGTGGTCAGAGCCCAGCAACCCCCTGAAGCTGGTTGTAGCAG GACTCTACCCCAAACCAACTTTGACAGCCCATCCTGGGCCCATCATGGCACCTGGAGAAAGCCTGAATCTCAGGTGCCAAGGGCCAATCTATGGAATGACCTTTGCTCTAATGAGGGTTGAAGACTTGGAGAAGTCCTTTTACCACaagaagacaataaaaaatgaGGCAAATTTCTTCTTCCAGTCTTTGAAGATCCAAGATACTGGACATTACCTCTGTTTTTACTATGACGCATCATATAGAGGTTCACTCCTTAGTGATGTCCTGAAAATCTGGGTGACTG ACACTTTCCCCAAGACCTGGCTACTTGCTCGGCCCAGTGCTGTGGTCCAAATGGGTCAGAATGTGAGCCTACGGTGTCGAGGACCAGTGGATGGAGTGGGTCTTGCACTCTATAAGAAAGGAGAAGACAAACCACTTCAATTTTTGGATGCCACCAGCATCGATGACAACACATCATTCTTCCTCAACAATGTAACCTACAGTGATACTGGCATCTATAGCTGCCACTATCTTCTCACCTGGAAGACCTCCATTACGATGCCATCACACAACACTGTGGAGCTTATGGTTGTAG ATAAGCCCCCCAAACCCTCCCTGTCAGCTTGGCCAAGCACTGTGTTCAAGCTAGGAAAGGCCATCACCCTTCAGTGCCGAGTATCTCATCCAGTACTGGAATTTTCTCTGGaatgggaagaaagagaaacattcCAAAAATTCTCAGTAAACGGAGACTTCATCATCAGTAATGTTGACGGGAAAGGCACAGGGACCTACAGTTGCAGCTATCGCGTAGAGACACATCCTAACATCTGGTCACATCGCAGTGAGCCCCTGAAGCTGATGGGGCCAGCAG GCTATCTCACCTGGAATTACGTTCTGAATGAAGCTATCAGGTTGTCTCTAATCATGCAGCTTGTTGCCTTGCTGTTGGTAGTGCTGTGGATAAGGTGGAAGTGTCGGAGACTCAGAATCAG AGAAGCCTGGTTGCTGGGAACAGCTCAAGGGGTCACCATGCTCTTCATAGTCACGGCCCTTCTCTGCTGTG GACTGTGCAATGGGGTATTGATAGAAGAGACTG AAATAGTCATGCCAACCCCTAAGCCTGAGCTGTGGGCAGAGACCAACTTTCCTCTGGCCCCGTGGAAGAACTTAACCCTCTGGTGCAGAAGCCCTTCTGGCTCAACTAAGGAGTTTGTGTTGCTGAAGGATGGGACCGGGTGGATCGCCACTCGCCCGGCCTCAGAGCAGGTCCGGGCTGCCTTCCCCCTTGGCGCCCTGACCCAGAGCCACACCGGGAGCTACCACTGCCATTCATGGGAGGAGATGGCTGTATCGGAGCCCAGTGAGGCACTTGAGCTGGTGGGGACAG ACATCCTCCCCAAACCTGTCATTTCTGCTTCCCCCCCAATCCGGGGCCAGGAACTACAACTCCGGTGCAAAGGATGGCTGGCAGGCGTGGGGTTTGCTCTGTATAAGGAGGGAGAGCAAGAACCTGTCCAGCAACTTGGTGCTGTTGGAAGAGAAGCCTTCTTTACAATCCAGAGAATGGAGGATAAAGACGAAGGCAATTACAGCTGCCGCACTCACACTGAAAAACGCCCCTTCAAGTGGTCTGAGCCCAGTGAGCCGCTGGAGCTTGTCATAAAAG AAATGTACCCTAAGCCCTTCTTCAAGACATGGGCCAGCCCTGTGGTCACCCCTGGTGCCCGAGTGACTTTCAATTGCTCCACCCCCCACCAGCATATGAGCTTTATTCTTTACAAAGATGGAAGTGAAATAGCGTCCAGTGACAGGTCCTGGGCAAGTCCGGGGGCCAGTGCAGCTCACTTTCTAATCATTTCGGTGGGCATTGGTGATGGAGGGAATTACAGCTGCCGATATTATGACTTTTCTATCTGGTCTGAGCCCAGCGACCCTGTGGAGCTCGTGGTGACAG AATTCTACCCCAAACCCACTCTCCTGGCACAGCCAGGTCCTGTGGTGTTTCCTGGGAAGAGTGTGATCCTGCGCTGCCAAGGGAGTTTCCAGGGCATGAGGTTCGCCCTCTTGCAGGAGGGAGCCCATGTTCCCTTACAGTTTCGGAGTGTCTCAGGGAACTCAGCTGACTTCCTTCTCCACACTGTTGGAGCAGAGGACTCTGGGAACTATAGCTGTATCTACTATGAGACAACCATGTCAAACAGGGGGTCATATCTCAGTATGCCCCTTATGATCTGGGTGACTG ACACATTCCCTaagccatggttgtttgctgagCCCAGTTCTGTGGTTCCCATGGGGCAGAATGTTACTCTCTGGTGCCGAGGGCCGGTCCATGGAGTAGGATACATTCTGCACAAAGAAGGAGAAGCCACTTCAATGCAGCTCTGGGGATCCACCAGTAATGACGGGGCATTCCCCATCACCAATATATCTGGTGCTAGCATGGGGCGTTACAGCTGCTGCTACCACCCTGACTGGACCAGTTCTATCAAGATACAACCTAGCAACACCCTGGAACTCCTAGTCACAG GCTTACTCCCCAAACCCAGCCTATTAGCCCAGCCTGGTCCCATGGTGGCCCCCGGCGAAAATATGACTCTTCAGTGTCAAGGGGAACTGCCGGACTCAACATTTGTCCTGTTGAAGGAGGGGGCTCAGGAGCCTTTAGAGCAACAGAGGCCAAGTGGGTACAGGGCTGACTTCTGGATGCCAGCAGTGAGAGGTGAAGACTCTGGGATCTATAGCTGTGTTTATTATTTGGACTCTGCTCCCCTTGCAGCTTCAAATCACAGTGACTCCCTGGAGATCTGGGTGACTG ATAAGCCCCCTAAACCCTCTCTGTCAGCCTGGCCCAGCACCATGTTCAAGCTAGGGAAGGACATCACCCTTCAGTGCCGAGGACCCCTGCCAGGTGTTGAATTTGTCCTAGAACATGATGGAGAAGAAGCACCTCAGCAGTTTTCAGAGGATGGAGACTTTGTCATCAACAACGTAGAAGGAAAAGGCATTGGAAACTACAGCTGCAGCTACCGCCTCCAGGCCTACCCTGATATCTGGTCAGAGCCTAGTGATCCCCTGGAGCTGGTGGGGGCAGCAG GGCCTGTTGCTCAGGAGTGCACTGTAGGGAACATTGTCCGAAGTAGCCTAATCGTGGTGGTTGTTGTAGCCTTGGGGGTAGTGCTAGCCATAGAGTGGAAGAAGTGGCCTCGACTGCGAACCAG AGGCTCAGAGACAGACGGAAGAGACCAGACCATTGCCCTTGAAGAGTGTAACCAAGAAGGAGAACCAGGCACCCCTGCCAATTCTCCTTCATCAACCTCTCAGAGAATCTCTGTGGAACTGCCCGTTCCAATATAA